The sequence CGCGGGCAATATCTACCATGGGCGAAAAAGTCCAGGAAATACCATCGGCACTGGCTTCCTGAGCTGCAACCCTTGCCGACTGTTCGATCAGTTTCATATCCCAACTACAGGATAAAGCCAACGGAATAGGAAACACTGTTTTATACCCATGAATGACATCCATGCCAAAGAGTAACGGAATTTTAAGTCTGCTTTCTTCTACAGCAACTTTCTGAATGGCTCTGATTTTTTCAGCCGTTTTGATGTTGAATAAACCTCCAACTTTCCCTTCTTTGATTTTTGCTACAATACCCGTGCTTTGTGCAAGTCCTGTATTGATATCTCCAGCTGCCGGTAAATTCAATTGACCAAGCTTCTCTTCTAGTGACATCAGGCTCATCAGAGAATCTATCTCGGCATCATAGGAATTTTCACTTGTGCTTTTCTTTTGATCTGTACAGCTCAGTATCAAAATACACAAGGATAGTATGGTTAGATTCTTCTTCATTTTTGATTTCTCTTTGTTTGGGAAAAAAGCCATGAAAGCAATTCAGGTTCTGCAAAGGCCCGATCCCAACTATTGTGATTTGCTTCTCTGTATAAAGTAAACCTGGGAGTCGCTCCAGTTTTTTGTAGTGCAAGCGCCATATCAACTGAATGGTGCGGAAAAACTACATCATCCTTTGCACCATGAAAAATCCATAGATCCACCTTGCCAGCATATTTTTTTACAGAATTTGGATTTCCGCCACCACAGATTGGGAAGGCTGCTGCAAATAGGTCTGGTCTTCTTGCTAAAAACTCAAATGTGCCCATTCCTCCCATTGAGAGTCCTCCTATATAGATTTGTTCATTGTTAACAAATTTTCTAGAAGCAATTGAATCCATCAATTGAAGCACGAGAGACATAGCTACCGTTGGTTCTCCCTCCTCCAGGAACTCAAACTGTCTCCCTAAGGGGCCATATTGTATATCTACATTTGCCCAATAATCTTCTTTGGGACATTGAGGGAAAATGACTATCGCCGGATAGTTGTTTCTGTTCTCTTCATTTAGAAATAACGTACTTCCATGCACTAGTTGCTTTTCATTATTGCTTCCTCTTTCTCCTGCACCATGCAGAAAGAGTACTACAGGATAATTTTCAGATTCTGAGAAGTTTTCAGGGAGTAATATTTGATAGGGCAGATTGCCTTCTTTCCCTTTGAAAGTTTTTGGAGTGAAGGTTTGGGAAAAAGAGAGAAGAGCATATGCCATTAAGAAGATGACCAAAACAGTTTTTTTAATGATTTGTGAGACACAAACCAAGGCTGAAGGGATAGTCTGACTAAAAGAACTAAAAAGCCCACCCCTCCTTCGCTCATTTCCAGCACATCCTCGAAACGTCGAACCGTCTCCAAATGAGGATTTTTTATTTTCAATAAAGTCTAGATTATTCATAAGTAAAAACCAAGTTTTTCTAAACCCAGTTGAATTTCTGGTGCCGACATGAACAGATCCCATATCAAGCCTGTTCGATGGTTTTCGATCATCACTGGGATGGGGCCCTGATCAATTGCCAAATACCTTGGCACATACCAATTTTCTTCAAAATTGAACGCATCATACGGTCCATACTCTCCAACTAAGCTATCTGCCTCGGTGTATAAAAAACGCAGCATATCCATGCTTTCGTTTGGTGTGTATGGAAACGATGACAGAGCTGCTGTAGGGCTTATGACACCTATGTCTTTATCCGGTCTGTGTCCTTTATACCCCTTCATTGAATAACTAGATGTCAGTCCCCAGCATTTAGGTCCATATCCTTCAAAACCATTGGGATTTTCAACACAATGAGCATAATGAATTTTTGCATGGTTTGTATTCAACTCCCAATAGTTTGCATACTTGTCTTTTAATCCATTTGGATTTAAACCTACGTATGAGTAGTGCGCCCAAAACAATGGGCCTATTGGTGAGCTATTGGAAGCATAGTGATTTAATACTGTGCTCATCCCATAGTACGTGGTATCTTCTGCAATCTTACCATTCCTTGCCCAGCCTTGGTGATACACCTCAGGATTTACCGCATGTGTTGGTGAAGAAGCTGCTAACACATACATGATCAAGCATTCATTGTATCCCTTTACACCAAAATTCATGTCCCATTCGTACTCGGGAGACCAATGCCAGTACAATATATTTTCACCTCCTTTAGTATGCCAGTCAAATTCTATGTTTTCCCACAATGTGTTTATTCTGCTAGCCAGATTAGACTCACGTTCATTTTCATTGTCCAAGTATTGACGGACGGTAATTAGCCCTGCAGCTAAAAAAGAAGTCTCTACTAAATCTCCACCATTATCTTTTTTACTAAAATCCTTGACCTTTCCAGATGGACCATCCCACCAGTGAGGCCATACCCCATGAAAAGCATCTGCTTTCTCCAGATAGCTAACTATTTTTTCCAGTCTCTGTAATCCCTGATCTCTTGTGATAAACCCTCGTTCAATTCCCACGATTAGTGCCATAAGCCCAAAACCTGAACCTCCTGAAGTAATGATTTCCTTGGGATGACTGGGGTAAATATTATCCATATGGAATCGTTCTCGTGCCATGCCACTGACTGGCTCTGCTCCTTCCCAGAAGTAATTAAAAGTTTGATATTGTATCAATGTCATTAGTGAATCGTCTGAAATCTCCCCGACTTTTTTCACTGAATCTTCGGAAGTGGAACTAGTCGTTTGACATCCTATTGAAGCAAGTGTGATGACAAATGCAGAGATCAAATTGGTCTTGAATCGAAAGGTGAGTTGTTGCGTCATTTTTTTAATAAGTAAATCCTAGTTTAGTAAGCCCTGCCTGCACTTCTGGTGCAGACATAAATAGATCCCAAAGCAATCCAGTTCGATGGTTTTCAACCATGCATATGATTGGCCCCTGATCTATGGCAAGATACGAGCTAGCGTACCAGTTTTCAGTAATATTGAAAGCATCGTAAAAACCATATTCGCCCCAAAGCTTATCCCCCATTAGATAATAAAAATGTCTTATGGCCTCCATGGATTCCTCCGGTGCATATGGCAAAGCAGATATTGCCGCCGTTGGAGTAATTACGCCTCGGTCATTATCAGGGGAATGTGCGGAGTATCCGTTATTGTTGTCACTGGCGGTGAGTCCCCATGATGTTGTTCCATAGCCAACATAGTTTAAGGGGTTTTGTGCACAGTAATCTCTATTTATTAGTGTATGATTGACATTTTGCGTCCAATAATTCGCAAATTGATCAGATAGATTTCGTGGATCCAGTCCTAAAAATGAATAGTGAGAGAAAAACAAAGGGCCTCCTCTATCTGATCTCAGATCTAATATATGTCCGTAGTACGAATTACTATTTGAATTTTTCATGTCTCCACTGCGTGACCATCCTTCAGTGTAAACTTCTACATCTATGGTATGCGTTGGCGAAGAAGCTGCTAATACATAAATGATAAGCGCTTCATTCCAACCAGTTATTTTATGATTTTTTTCCCATCCAAAGTTTGGTGACCAATGCCAGTAGAGCACATCTTGGCCTGCTTGTGTATACCAATCCCATTCAACAGATTCCCACAACGCATTAATTTTAGTTATCATGCTTGCTTCTTGACCATCAGCATCATTGAGGTATTGCCTTACAGTAAGGAGCCCTTGTACCATAAAAGCCGTTTCCACTAAGTCTCCCCCATCATCATTAGCGCTGAAAGGGATGGCTTGACCTGATGTGCCATTGAGCCAATGAGACCATACTCCATGAAATCGATCTGCATCTTCTCCTAAAAAAGTAATGATTTTATCCAGCCTATCTATGCCTTCTTGGCGTGTAATGAATCCTCTTTCAATGGCAACCACAATTGCCATTATCCCAAATCCGGATCCTCCAGAAGTGACCGTTTCTCCACTTGTATTTCGCTCTCTTGCAAGGCCGCTCACGGGATGTCCAAAATCCCAGAAATACTTGAATGTCTGCTCCTGAATTTTGGTAAGTAGTTCATCATCTGTTATTTCAGGAAATTTGAATGTAGAGTCAAGCTGAGTGTAGAAACTAAATTCATATCCTGAAAATGGCTGACTTAAGTTTTCCGATAGTTCTTCACTAATTGAAAAATTGTATTTTTTTAAAGGCGTGAGAGACGTTTCTGAAATTGTGTAATTGATAACAGAATCTAACACTTGATTAGAAACTAGTTGAACAAACCCATTCTCATCAGAAATACTGATATAGTCATTTACCTGTAAAGTCGAAACTGGCTGTGAAAAAGCTACTTTGAAGGAAGGGTTGAAAGAGATGTCTTTGATTCTTGTATTCGAGTTAACTTCCATGTCATCAATAAATACTTTGTGGACAAATACTGGGGGATTAATAGTGGTAAAGCTTTTCTCTATTCCTGGGAATGATTCACCATTTAATCCCTTGATATCAGCTCCAATAATGATCCTGTATTGTGCGTTTTGTTCAAGTACTTCAAGTGGCATAGCCGAAACGGTTTTGCCTTGATCTATAAAAGAGAATTCGAGTTCAAGTTGGCTATTTGTGGCGTTAATCAATTGAACATTTTTGGACACACTTGATTGTGCAAGTTCTTCATTGAAAGATATGACAATCGGAGCATTGATGGGTGCTTCGGTTTCTTGAGATAATATATTCACTGTGCCTACTCTTAAGGCCGTCAGCTGCATCAGTTGAGTTTCTTGAATATCACTATCATCTTGACCACATGTGAACAAGAGTAATACAATAATGATTTTTTCCAGAATCCGCTTCATAAAAAAATAAAAAGAAAGGGCTCGGCAATGCACATTTCCGAGCCCCTAAAAATTAACCTAAGAGTTATGGTTTTTCAGCTTCATATAAAGCAGTTACATCTGCTTGTGTATATGCTTCACTGAAGAAGCGAACGTCATCAAGCATCCCTTTGAAGTGATTTGCTGTTGTAGATTCATAGTTACCAAAACCAGTATCATCCCATTTGGTAGTCTCTCTGTCCATAGCAAATCCTAGTGCTAGGTCACTTCCATAAACAAAGTCTTCGACTTCAGGATCAAAAACTAAACCATTGAAATTTAATGTTCCAGGAGGTCTTTCTAAATCATCTGTTTCCATTAAAACTCCATTAATGTACATAGACCGTTTGTTGATAGATCCATCATAAGTCATAACAACGTGAGCCCAATTTTGAGCAAGTAGACCTTTTACTTCACCATCCTCTCGTAAATCTGCTTCAAACTCTATACCAATCCATCCACCTGGATTTGTTGGAGAATCTTGAAATTGTCCATCTCCATTGAAAAACATGCCATTATTTGCATTATCTCCTTCTATCTGCGTATATCGAGCATTAAAAGCCATTGAGTTTGCTGAGCCATTAAATTCTACATAGAAGCCTGCATTAACACCTAATCCCATTACAAAATGGCCTGCATTGCCATCTCCGTTAGTATTCAAATGATCTGTAGTGTCCGTTAATACCCAATAGCTCACAGTAAATTTCTCGTTTAAGAAATCATCACCATCAGGAATCTCAATGATGCTTGTATTTCCATTGAAAGATGCTGCAGTATTTACATTGCCGAATCTATCTTCAGCATATGTTATGCCTATTGCTTCTCCTCCACTATGTGTTTCTAACTCATCATCAGGTGTACCATCCAACTTAAAATAAGCTAATTGACTATCGGCTAGAGGTGGATCAATTTCGGCTCTTCCTACTGTTGCAAATGATCTAGATGCAGCTGTAAATGTTCCGCCATCAGTGGCTACAATATCTCCAGAAATTGAAATAGAATAACTGGTTCCTGTTTGGAGCTCCTCAGAAACTGCAAGCGTAACAATAGCACCAGAAACTGATGGAGTAACAGCTATAGAATTAGCCCCCTCAGACAAAGTAATGCTTGCTGATGACACTGATGTCGCATCAAGCTCCTTAGAAAAAGTCACCACGACCTGAAGGTCAACTGGAACGTCTTCTGCTGCAGTTGTTCCATTTAAATCCACCGATACATTTTCACCAGTCTTGGGGTCTGTACCGGAAGCTTCTATACTCACTATAGTTAGTGCATCAGGTGCTGCGGTATCGTCATCACCACAACCGACCAAGATGAAAACACCAGCAAAAAATGCCAGTCTACTTAAATACTTAAAAGTTCTCATACATTTATAGTTTTCATTCGTAAATAATTAATTGATCTAGTTATTATAATTAGTTGTACCCATCGTTTTGGGTTAATAATCCATTTGATAAATCTCTTTCTGATTGAGGTATTGGGAAAACTTCATTCTTGTCAGCCGTGAACCCCAAAGGACCTAAAACTTCAGCGGCTCTCCCTGTTCTCACTAAATCGAAAAAGCGATGTTTTTCGAGTGCCAGTTCTACTTTTCGTTCGTTTAGTATTGCATCACGCAACTCAATTTTATCGGTAGTAGTTACATCAGGTAGTACGGCATTGTTTCCCTCTCTTGCTCGCTCTCTCACACTGTTGAGATAGATTAATGCCTGATCTGGCTTATCATTTTCATTAAGAGCTTCGGCCACCATCAATAACACATCAGCATATCTAAGAATTCTCACATTATACTGCCAAGACTCTATAGCTGTGGTCCCCGAAGCATATGTTTTTTGATTGTAACATTCTATTTCTAATATTTCCGTTTCGGTTTCGTCCGTATAGGTGGTATCTAATGTTCCTCCATGCCCTTCAATAGTAATACCATCCAAAGTTTCTCCAAGAAAAATGATTGATGCATCCATTCTTGGATCCCCTACTTCATATGAATTGATTAAATCAATAGAAGGTCTGTTAAATCCCCAACCACGATTGGGAACCCCTTTTGATCCTTGAGTATTTGCATATTGATGACCCCCTTCCTGAAAATTCTCAGGTAAGGCTCCTACTTCGAAAATTGAACCTGACCCATGTTCTCCATCTACTGAAAACACATTTGAATAAACAGGATCTAGCATGTATTGTCCAGACATGATTACTTCCAATGCATAGATCTCAGCATTTGGGAAGTCTCCCCTGGTGAGGTATACTTTTGCTAAAATCCCTTTAGCAGCACCTCTTGATGCTCTTCCCAAATCTTCACTTGCGTATTCTCCTTTTTCTGGCAATTCTTCAATTGCGTATAAAAGGTCAGGAATGATCAGGTCATCGTAAATGATGTCTTTATCCGTTCTCTCAATTTTTTCTGGCGGTGATGTAGTCGTCACCAAAGGGACATTTCCATATCCGCGTACCAATTGAAAATAGGTGTATGCCCTTAGAAACCTGGCTTCTCCTTCGAGACGTTCTTTGAATTCTTTTTCAATTTCAATATCACCTATTTTCTCTATTACCAGATTTGCTCTTCGAATAGTCTGATAAAGTGTTGTATACCAGCCAAGTATACTAGGCTCTCCAGGTCCATAGGTAAAGTTGTCAAAAACCAGAATTTGCGTGGCATCTGCAGGATTACTCCCCTTTCTTGCTTCATCTGACATGATATCCAGGATAGGAAAACCTTCATGATATCTCCAGTCTCTGAGGTTGTTGTAAATAGAATTGGTAGCTAAAATGGCATCTTCCTCTGTTTCAAGAAAGAATGTTTCATTCAAGCTTCCAACTAAACCGACATCCAAAAAATCATCTCCGCAACTAGATGCTGTGAAGATCATGATTACTAAAGCTATTTTTTTCATTTTCATATACATCAAAATCTTACGTTTAGTCCTGCCGTAAACACTCTTGTAATTGGGTATACTCCAGTATCAATTCCTGCTTCAAATGGCTCTCCGCCTATCTCAGGACTATAACCTGTATAGTCTGTGATCGTGAATAGATTCGTTCCTGATAAGTAAAACCTGGCACTACTTATTTTTAGAAATTCAGTAACATTTTGAGGGAAATTGTATCCTACAACAACGCTTCTAAGTCTGATAAAGGAACCATCTTGTATGAAATACTCTGATTGAAAGAAGTTGTTTCCGCCAGCTGTAACCCTCGGCTCGGTATTACTTGGATTTGTTTCACTCCATCTGTTCAGCACATTGGTCTCAAAGTTTGCTATGTCCTGTTTGAGTGCTTTACCATTATAAATTTCATTTCCAAATTGTCCTTGAAAATCTATTGAAAGGTCAAATGATCTATATCCTAGATTAAAATTCAATCCGGCAACCAAATCTGGAATAGGACTTCCAATTATCTCCCAATCTTCAGAACTGAGTTCATTGTCTCCACTAACATCTCTGAATCTCAAGTCTCCTGGTTGCTGACCAGGAAGGGAAGGATTATTGGCAATTTCGGTTTCGTTTTGAAAGACCCCATCAACTCTATATCCGTAAAAAGCACCAATGGGGCTACCAACTCTAGTAATTGTTACATTCTGACCTCCACCTATATTTCCTCCAAACTTAGGCTCATCTCTCTCCCCAATGCTTAATGTCTCATTATCTATGGTATGTCCCACCAAACCAACGCCATAAGAAAATTCGCCTACTTCATCCCTCCAGTTTAAGGAAAACTCAAATCCCTTATTCCTGACGTCTGCTGCATTCAAGAATACCGGAACGAAATTTCCATTACCAAAATGAGCTGGTGTTATGAGGCTCACCAGTATATCTGAAGTGGTATTGTAGTAGTAATCGACTTCACCAGATAATCGGTTATCAAGCATTCCAAACTCGATACCTACATCGATCATTTCCGTTTCTTCCCATTTCAGGTTTTCATTGGATGTTCTTCCCAAAGTAGCACCTGGCTGAATAGCTTCTGGTATTCCAAAAACTCCATCAATACCTGCCTGGACTGAGGAAAAACGAGAATCCCATGGTATCTTATCGTTACCGACTCTTCCCCAACTTGATCTCAATTTCAGATTCGTAATAAAGCTTGAATTCAGAAAATTTTCTTCCGTAACATTCCAACCTAGCCCTACAGCGGGAAAAAAGCCATATCGCTGATTAGCTCCAAATTTTGAGGTTCCATCTATTCTAGCAGTAATCGTGATTAAATATTTAGATTTGAATGAATAGTTCACTCTAGCCAGATAGGATAAATAGCTATACTTATCTACTCCGTCGTTTACACTTTCACTTTCTGTTTCTCCATTCCTCAAAAATCTTAAGTCATCATCTTCTCGAATCAGATTTTCAGTGCTTCCCGAAAGAAGATTTCTATTCGTCTCTTGTGCTGTATATCCTAATAAACCATTGATTCTATGGTCATTAAACTCCTTACTATACGTTATGGTGTTTTCCCAAAGCCAGGTAGCAGTCCGGATACTTGATTTGGTTAAATCATT is a genomic window of Marinobacter alexandrii containing:
- a CDS encoding glucoamylase family protein; the encoded protein is MKRILEKIIIVLLLFTCGQDDSDIQETQLMQLTALRVGTVNILSQETEAPINAPIVISFNEELAQSSVSKNVQLINATNSQLELEFSFIDQGKTVSAMPLEVLEQNAQYRIIIGADIKGLNGESFPGIEKSFTTINPPVFVHKVFIDDMEVNSNTRIKDISFNPSFKVAFSQPVSTLQVNDYISISDENGFVQLVSNQVLDSVINYTISETSLTPLKKYNFSISEELSENLSQPFSGYEFSFYTQLDSTFKFPEITDDELLTKIQEQTFKYFWDFGHPVSGLARERNTSGETVTSGGSGFGIMAIVVAIERGFITRQEGIDRLDKIITFLGEDADRFHGVWSHWLNGTSGQAIPFSANDDGGDLVETAFMVQGLLTVRQYLNDADGQEASMITKINALWESVEWDWYTQAGQDVLYWHWSPNFGWEKNHKITGWNEALIIYVLAASSPTHTIDVEVYTEGWSRSGDMKNSNSNSYYGHILDLRSDRGGPLFFSHYSFLGLDPRNLSDQFANYWTQNVNHTLINRDYCAQNPLNYVGYGTTSWGLTASDNNNGYSAHSPDNDRGVITPTAAISALPYAPEESMEAIRHFYYLMGDKLWGEYGFYDAFNITENWYASSYLAIDQGPIICMVENHRTGLLWDLFMSAPEVQAGLTKLGFTY
- a CDS encoding Ig-like domain-containing protein, with the protein product MRTFKYLSRLAFFAGVFILVGCGDDDTAAPDALTIVSIEASGTDPKTGENVSVDLNGTTAAEDVPVDLQVVVTFSKELDATSVSSASITLSEGANSIAVTPSVSGAIVTLAVSEELQTGTSYSISISGDIVATDGGTFTAASRSFATVGRAEIDPPLADSQLAYFKLDGTPDDELETHSGGEAIGITYAEDRFGNVNTAASFNGNTSIIEIPDGDDFLNEKFTVSYWVLTDTTDHLNTNGDGNAGHFVMGLGVNAGFYVEFNGSANSMAFNARYTQIEGDNANNGMFFNGDGQFQDSPTNPGGWIGIEFEADLREDGEVKGLLAQNWAHVVMTYDGSINKRSMYINGVLMETDDLERPPGTLNFNGLVFDPEVEDFVYGSDLALGFAMDRETTKWDDTGFGNYESTTANHFKGMLDDVRFFSEAYTQADVTALYEAEKP
- a CDS encoding RagB/SusD family nutrient uptake outer membrane protein yields the protein MKKIALVIMIFTASSCGDDFLDVGLVGSLNETFFLETEEDAILATNSIYNNLRDWRYHEGFPILDIMSDEARKGSNPADATQILVFDNFTYGPGEPSILGWYTTLYQTIRRANLVIEKIGDIEIEKEFKERLEGEARFLRAYTYFQLVRGYGNVPLVTTTSPPEKIERTDKDIIYDDLIIPDLLYAIEELPEKGEYASEDLGRASRGAAKGILAKVYLTRGDFPNAEIYALEVIMSGQYMLDPVYSNVFSVDGEHGSGSIFEVGALPENFQEGGHQYANTQGSKGVPNRGWGFNRPSIDLINSYEVGDPRMDASIIFLGETLDGITIEGHGGTLDTTYTDETETEILEIECYNQKTYASGTTAIESWQYNVRILRYADVLLMVAEALNENDKPDQALIYLNSVRERAREGNNAVLPDVTTTDKIELRDAILNERKVELALEKHRFFDLVRTGRAAEVLGPLGFTADKNEVFPIPQSERDLSNGLLTQNDGYN
- a CDS encoding TonB-dependent receptor, coding for MVKRLPRFRTVCMTALSLLFFSAQAQTITGKVTSADDGEPLPGVTVQIKGTTQGAITDIDGRYNLLMPDSTIVLVFSYIGFQSQEISVLNQSTIDIEMELDLSELEEVVVIGYGTVQKRDLTGSVFSVKNEDIVKIPSSNPIQALQGKVSGVQISSVSGEPGAAPSVRIRGVGSLNDPSPLYVVDGVIIDDNRFSSVDGDVFDAGQSSGADLSFLNSSDIESIEVLKDASSIAIYGTRGANGVILITTKTGSKGDAKLEFSSHYSFQNVANKIDLLNGRQFAQVFNEIGLGTPFNEDLVANTDWQSLIFEENAPLQSYTISASGATEKTNYFISGNYLKQDGVIPKTDYERISVRYNGKYELTDFFTLGNNLTFSNINKENLGNIVSTAYRAWPVFDATDASGNFLENPVGNALATIEYANNSRKSFGVLANIYAEIKFLKNFTFKSSYQLDGDVTDAISFTPVFFVSDRQLNEENDLTKSSIRTATWLWENTITYSKEFNDHRINGLLGYTAQETNRNLLSGSTENLIREDDDLRFLRNGETESESVNDGVDKYSYLSYLARVNYSFKSKYLITITARIDGTSKFGANQRYGFFPAVGLGWNVTEENFLNSSFITNLKLRSSWGRVGNDKIPWDSRFSSVQAGIDGVFGIPEAIQPGATLGRTSNENLKWEETEMIDVGIEFGMLDNRLSGEVDYYYNTTSDILVSLITPAHFGNGNFVPVFLNAADVRNKGFEFSLNWRDEVGEFSYGVGLVGHTIDNETLSIGERDEPKFGGNIGGGQNVTITRVGSPIGAFYGYRVDGVFQNETEIANNPSLPGQQPGDLRFRDVSGDNELSSEDWEIIGSPIPDLVAGLNFNLGYRSFDLSIDFQGQFGNEIYNGKALKQDIANFETNVLNRWSETNPSNTEPRVTAGGNNFFQSEYFIQDGSFIRLRSVVVGYNFPQNVTEFLKISSARFYLSGTNLFTITDYTGYSPEIGGEPFEAGIDTGVYPITRVFTAGLNVRF
- a CDS encoding prolyl oligopeptidase family serine peptidase, coding for MNNLDFIENKKSSFGDGSTFRGCAGNERRRGGLFSSFSQTIPSALVCVSQIIKKTVLVIFLMAYALLSFSQTFTPKTFKGKEGNLPYQILLPENFSESENYPVVLFLHGAGERGSNNEKQLVHGSTLFLNEENRNNYPAIVIFPQCPKEDYWANVDIQYGPLGRQFEFLEEGEPTVAMSLVLQLMDSIASRKFVNNEQIYIGGLSMGGMGTFEFLARRPDLFAAAFPICGGGNPNSVKKYAGKVDLWIFHGAKDDVVFPHHSVDMALALQKTGATPRFTLYREANHNSWDRAFAEPELLSWLFSQTKRNQK
- a CDS encoding glucoamylase family protein codes for the protein MTQQLTFRFKTNLISAFVITLASIGCQTTSSTSEDSVKKVGEISDDSLMTLIQYQTFNYFWEGAEPVSGMARERFHMDNIYPSHPKEIITSGGSGFGLMALIVGIERGFITRDQGLQRLEKIVSYLEKADAFHGVWPHWWDGPSGKVKDFSKKDNGGDLVETSFLAAGLITVRQYLDNENERESNLASRINTLWENIEFDWHTKGGENILYWHWSPEYEWDMNFGVKGYNECLIMYVLAASSPTHAVNPEVYHQGWARNGKIAEDTTYYGMSTVLNHYASNSSPIGPLFWAHYSYVGLNPNGLKDKYANYWELNTNHAKIHYAHCVENPNGFEGYGPKCWGLTSSYSMKGYKGHRPDKDIGVISPTAALSSFPYTPNESMDMLRFLYTEADSLVGEYGPYDAFNFEENWYVPRYLAIDQGPIPVMIENHRTGLIWDLFMSAPEIQLGLEKLGFYL